Genomic segment of Sarcophilus harrisii chromosome 4, mSarHar1.11, whole genome shotgun sequence:
TTCAAGAAGTGTAAATGGGGACTAATTGCTCAGTGGATATATTTGAAGAATGCACCAAAGGACAAAAAAAACCATATCATATTATTAAATACTCTTCAATTCCCTTcctgctctaaaattctatgactccATCAGTTACTATTGGGATAAAGTGAGACTAGAGATTCCTCTCAAAatgatatttcttctcttttgtaaaattacTGTCATCCTGAGACTCAAAACCCTTGTGACCCATGTTACTGAAAGCCATGTCAGAAATGTAAATAACTTTCTCAACCAGTCTAATGAATGATTCATTGTACAAAGCTTGGATTGGGTTGAGATTGACACAATggcagcattaaaaaaaaatccattcagtGGTAATTAGAAAAATTGTGAGAAgctttcaattcaataaattcagCTCACCAATTCTATTCAATACATACTATATGCTAGCCACTCACCAGCTGCCATATTTGGAATGAACCTTCCAGATTTTCTATTTAAGAGGCAGaacttctgtttttcctctcaTGAATATTGTGGGTGTCCTGCCTTTCTATCACCAATCCTCAAAACATGATAACTTCTCAGGTTCCCCACAAACTTTAGGATGCTATGATTTGGGATTGGATTATCACATACTGGAGACTACATTTAACGAAAGTGATCCATTTACTGTGGAGAAATTTCACATATTTTGgggaattcctttattttttcattgttctaaTTTATAAAAGCACAAAGGAAAGGGGTACATGTAGCAAGATTGTAATACTGctattgaaataaaatgatatttgatAGAAGTTTAACACAGGAGAAGAAATGTCAGGTCTGGCTTTGGATATGGGTTTTTCATGAAATTTTCTGACTTTGTCATCTTTTGCAAGATATTTGATCTTGCTGTCACATTTTCTAAACAAGTAAAATCAAAGTAGTATGTTTTGCATCTTttagataatgaaaatattaattcaagaatatatatatgtacatatgtatatatctgtatatgtgcatatatatatatatatatatatatatatattttaaaaaagcaccATTGAGACTCTTCAGCATGAATAGTATTCTGTAAATATTGTGTATAATTACACTTGTCCCTGGGAGTTATAAAACCACCAAACTCACACAGTGTACTCATTAGATGTTTTCTTCTCTGGAGCCAAGTattgaagaaagagggagaattcTTGTTAAAAATTCACACTGTATTTTAGTAAACCACTGTTGATGATGAATCAGGAAATCTGTTGTTTAGCTGCATCtcccagaagataaaataaaacgaTGAGGCTCTATGGATGACAGTTGCTGTGCATGTGCTGGTTGGCAAATAGGACAAATCTCTTTCCATTCTGTTTCCCTCGAGgttttgttttatatacttaGATGTCAGCAATTTGTTGCTGGTTATCTGCCAGTCTAGCATGCATCCCTTTAAACGCATTTTGTTTTTGTGGCTGATCTCTGAATGTCATGTTGCTTCAGTTTCTGGTTCTGGAGATAGTCATCTTGGTTAATGTCTCGGGGATCAGAAGCCTGGGCCACTTCTGCATTAACTGTAGAGAGGGAATCGTCCTTGTTACCTTGGAGAGAACAGAAAGTGCTGGCTGAATCACAGAGCTGAGTTGCTAATGACTAAGCAGATAGAATCCAGACATGGCTGGTCCTGAAGTTCCAGGTCAGAATTATGCCAGTGCCTGGGTCTCCAGAGCATGCTCAGGCTTATTATGCATCCTTAACATGCTGAAATGGACAAATTGGTATGCTGTCTTTCCCTGCTCTCTTCATTCCCTCCCCATTCTTTCCCAATAGAAATTAGTCACTTTTCTAAAGAATGGGCTTGAGATTATCAAAGACAAAAGAACTGCTGTTTACTAATTGCATTTtatgtttgttagaattctttGCGTTATCAAATGACATTCAATCCTGCCTGTGCATATTGCATTTGTTGATAACCAAATTTCCCCTGTCTTTTAACCCCCAAACAAATCATTCAAGCCCTCTCTCCAGTCCTCTAGTTTGATCATCACAGATTGTATTAAAATTATTAGCTCTTCcaagacctttttttcttctcagctcATCTATCACAAATTcttcacttttccccttcttaaATACATTTCACCTTTATCATAGAATATTAACATATCATAAAATATTAACATACAATATTAACTTTAGGTTAATCCTGATGTTTATGTTCAGGACAGAATTGTCCTGCCTTCCAACAGCCTACGGATGAACTCAAGAATTGCTGAAATTGCtgaaaaacataaattttttaaaaaagaaatcctgaTAAGGTGAAGTTTGTAGGGCCAATTTTTTGAAGGttcaggtttgtttttgtttttcaaagatgattaattttttttttttttcctgatctggcttagtaaaaaaaaaaaaaaaaaagcttagtaCAGGAAGAATCATCTAAGGTAAGCACTGAATAAAGGGGCAGGGAATTAAATGACAGATATTAGGAAGACTGCCCAAAGAGTGAGCCtatgtggaaaaggaagaataaggtCAAGGGCATTTGGCTAATTaatcatttataaagcattgaTAATACAAGCAAAATTTAAAACCTTTTCAAAGGCAAAGGAGTGGGAGATATTGTTGCACATAGAGAATCACAAACAGGTCACTTTGGCTAGAATGTAGATTATAGAAAGGAAACTAATGTTAAttaaacaaaggagaaaaggCAAATTAGGAAGGAAACTGATGTTCATTAAACAAAGGAGAACAGGTAAGTTGGAGCGGTTTTGGGAAGGACTTCTCATGCAAACTAAACAAGTTTGTATTTTAGCCTAAGGGCAATTaggaaccactggagtttcttaagagaagaattttttttttcccctttcattccatttcttcttttacaatatgaataatatggGAATATGCTTAACATGATTGCGCATTaaaacatatcagattgcttgatgtcttggggaggggacaaaggagggagaaaaattttgaatttaaaatcttataaaaatgaatgctaaaaatgacatttacatgtaattggtaaaaaacaaaatactatttacctAAAATAGAGAAGTAATATAATGTGTCCTAATCTTTAAGAATATTAAATcctaaatgtgtatatacatatttatatgtacatatatgtatgtatatacatatatatgtacataatgtacatatatacatatgtaaatgcctatatatgtattatacacacatatctatatctatatatctgagtATACAcaaacaaattatttattattcagtcattcagttgtgtctaattctctGTGATCCTGTAGAACATGTTAcctatgaggttttcttggc
This window contains:
- the SMLR1 gene encoding small leucine-rich protein 1, which gives rise to MRSPVAAFMTELPGWFLFSGIFLPVTVLLFLLIAYFRIKLMECNKDDSLSTVNAEVAQASDPRDINQDDYLQNQKLKQHDIQRSATKTKCV